The DNA region aattttgttttatttattttcatttcattctatCTATTTACATCAGTCAAAACATAAACTTGGTGGTTGGCTTAGCTAGACTTGAGCCGCACAATGCTGTTTGTTAACTTATTTGGGAGAAATCCCGAGTGTTGCTTCCTGAGCAGTTGACCTGGCTGGGGTGGTGACCCTTAACCTTGGCTTGTAAATTTGTCTAAATTATGGGCATCTTTGGTGACTTGTCGGCCGGCTGGGCTTTAAAAGTTGCATCCCAAAAAGAATTGGGTCAAGGGAACTGCTATTCTCACCTCAAATTTGCTATTACAGCCCCACgcgtgatttattttttttttctttctaaaataccCTTTTCACAGACACTCATTTCATTGACAAAATAAACACcagaatcatatttttttgtgtaagggggagtgtaaaaaaaaaaatcaatagaaaCGAAATTTCATCgtgtattttattaataaaatcatattttcattgagtaattttttaataaataagattttggggattatgattaaaaactaaatattattttcttgttaactattattttctcattatattcctcacaattaattaatttagataaTGCCAAATTTGTGAATCAATTGATGAGACTTTTCATATTAGTTAATAGTTTCAAAGTTTGAGTCCTTTGAAAGAGAATActtataatttgttaaaaaaacaataattacaaataacTTTGATACAAAAAATTTTCCCCCACcagattttttttagttgttaatgtataatgtatataaaaaaaattgtccacataataattatatattatcccATTGAATTTTTTAACCCATAGTCTAAACAAACATAagatatttaatacaaaaattcCATGCTTAAGTCCAATCACATTTGTTCAATTCTCATTATTATTGCAATAACACAAAAATATACTATACAGAACATACCATTTTATGTAACATCTAAAAAacaattcaataattatttagataaagattaattaaataatatatcttttagtaagagaaaagatagattaaattgttttaatatattagattgttacatttttgaaaacatattaatataataatatattaaattggataaaaataataaaaataagagataaaaaattggttaaacaaatcttaaaagatataatttcaaatttcgtataacacttatataaaaatacacaattattTTCCTTATCATACAAATAAATTGTCTCTTTTAGCATTAGTCTGTTCCTTAaggattgagaaaaaaaaatagaaaaatttgattgatgcaaagattaaaaaaattcaaattaattgataatgaaaaagtcattaaaaaatttcaaaaaataaaaatacataaaaacaattataatttattgaaaattaaataatttaaatttcttttatcatgatattattttgtattattttttatcaggaAAAAAATTTAGATCCGCCCAGTGACATTCCCGTTTCCGGCTCTCTCCGAAATTTCTTAGATTGCTTCTGTGTCAGAGAAATCAGTGCAACAAAAATGGACGACACCGAAACCAAAGGAAGAATCGAAGAAACTGTGCGTAGGATTTTGCAAGAATCGGACATGGACGAGGTTACTGAGTCTAAGATTCGAAAACAGGCCTCCGAACACCTTGGCCTCGACCTGTCTCAGCCTTATTTCAAAGCCTTTGTCAAACAGGTCGTGAAGGCTTTTCTCCAAGAAGAAGAACAACGacagaaacaacaacaacaagatgaagatgaagaagaagaactaGGAGGAGGTTCCAAGGGCAAGGAGTACGATGATGAAGGCGATCTCATCATCTGCAGGgtctgttttttctttcttttccctgAACCCCTTTTGGTCATTTGCAGGTGGCAATGgggaaaaatgatttttttttttgtggtggtTTCAGCTTTCAGATAAGAGAAGGGTGACGATTCAGGATTTCAGAGGGAAAACATTGGTCTCCATTCGGGAGTATTATAAAAAGGATGGCAAGGAACTTCCTACTTCCAAAGGTTACATACTGTTATTTCTTTCctttaagctttttttttttttttcgattatGCTGATTCTTTCTGCAAAGGAATTGTGGGGGGTCTGAAAGTTTTTGATTTTTCGAAATAGGGGTTGGTTGTGGTTTTGCTTCAAGTTTTTTAACCATATGTACTGAACCTTGTCATTAACTTTAACCTAATTAGCAGAGAGGAGAACAAAAAAACGTTCCTTTATGATGTTCTGTGGTTTCTGAACACATCTTTCCCTAATGGTTAAGGTGTTGGAGTTCAACACATTTTAGATATCTCTCGGCATTTTTTGGGACTTTGTGATATGTATGTTGACTTCGTGCTGTGTAATGATTCATGCATGCCTTCTGAATGCAGTGCATTCGAAATCAAAGTCATTAACCATGACTATAGCCTTTTATAATAAATAGCTGCATTTCTGTTTGAAATTGTCTTCAGTTTCAGCTCAATTTTAGCATTTCACATTACATGACAGTCTAGTTGGgcacataaaaaaaagtttggggACTTAGTTATAGATTAAGATTAGCTTTTGAAACAGTAGCAGTGTAGGAAAACATTTGGACCAAAATGGGTTGGGGACTGGGGTTCTTCCCTCAGTCTCAGCATTACTTCATTATGTTAACTGGACTGGTCTATATTTATTCCTTACACAGACCATTAAAATGTCTTGAATTGAAACTACCTGTCTTCAATTTAAGTTTGGTTGCATTTTTCATTGGACTACACCTATCCACTCTATGTTGCCAATTTGACTAGATAGAAGCCCTCAGTGTTGCAGTTGGCATGCCAAAATCATCCAATTAAGAAACTCCTCTGTAGCTTAGCATGAAAGTGCTTATGCATATTTGAGCCTATCCAGTGTTGCATTCCTGTTTAATGTGAAACCCTACCCTTATTGAGTAGCGAGATTAGTACTGTTctgcatttgatttttttaacttgatgCTTGGTGGTTGTAATGCCCATGTGTAGATTGATAAACGGAACCTTTTACTAACAATCATATCAGCTTTTATACTATATAGAAAAAGCAAAATTCTGTATCTGCATTAAGTATATGTGTTGTCTGTTACTGAAAaagtttttcttctcttatctAACCTAGAactatgaaaagaaaataagatttgTTGCTACTGCTTCAGAAAAGTGGTGCTGATGGTAGCAATTTGGCCttctatatatagatatatatatataattttcgtTTCCTTATACGACTCATGATGCTGGTCAATAATTGAAGGTTGTTTTCGAATTCTGACTTTGTGTTTCAGGAATAAGTTTGACAGAAGAGCAGTGGTCAGCCTTTAAGAAAAATGTGCCTGCCATAGAAAAAGCCATTAAGAAAATGGAGTCAAGTTGACACATGGCTttgcttgtttctttttgttgaatATATCCTGCACCGCACCATGGTGCCTCTTTGATATTGGACCATTTTGTTAAAGGACTTGGAGTCACTGTTTAAGTGTTTTGCAACCTGAGTGCCTAAAGCCATTTCAGGAAGACTAAACTGAATGCCAGTAACTTTAAAAACTCAATAcatttaattctgttatttcctTGAATGCCCTTTTAACTCAGTTTCTTACGTGCATGTTTTTGGATTACCCTTGCCATCCTTCCAAAATTACTTT from Glycine soja cultivar W05 chromosome 8, ASM419377v2, whole genome shotgun sequence includes:
- the LOC114422092 gene encoding RNA polymerase II transcriptional coactivator KELP-like — encoded protein: MDDTETKGRIEETVRRILQESDMDEVTESKIRKQASEHLGLDLSQPYFKAFVKQVVKAFLQEEEQRQKQQQQDEDEEEELGGGSKGKEYDDEGDLIICRLSDKRRVTIQDFRGKTLVSIREYYKKDGKELPTSKGISLTEEQWSAFKKNVPAIEKAIKKMESS